TTTTGCGATTCGGGTAGAGCTCTCGGCAAATCGGGCATACCGTGCCATCGCAGCCGCGCGCCGTGCAGTGTTCGCGTCCATAGAAAATGATTTGCAGGTGCAAGCTATTCCAGCGTTCTCGGGGAAACAAAGCTTTCAGGTCCATTTCCGTCTGCATCACATTTCTGCCGCTCGTCAACCCCCAACGTTGAGCCAAACGATGGATGTGAGTATCAACTGGGAAAGCCGGATGCCCGAAGGCCTGGGCCATCACCACCGAAGCCGTCTTGTGACCCACCCCAGGCAAGGCCTCCAGCTCCTCGAACGTGCGCGGCACTTCGCCCCCATGTTTTTCCACTAGAATACGAGACAATTCGCTAATCGCCTGTGACTTTCGAGGCGACAAGCCGCATGGGCGGGTCACTTCGCGAATTTCCTCCACTGGAATGGTCATCATTTCCTGCGGCGTGCCAGCGAGGGCCCAGAGAGCGGGCGTGGTCTTGTTGACCCGAGCATCCGTGCACTGAGCGGACAGCAGTACCGCGACCAACAAGGTGTAGGCGTCCACATGATCCAGAGGCACCGGAGTTTCAGGATACAACCGATCCAACTCGCCATCCACGTATGCCGCCCTCTCCTTCTTCGTCATCTCCAAGGTAGGAGCGAGCTAGCTCACGATTGACAACCTAAATCCACCTCACCCGCTCTCAGTTTTGACTACAAGGTTGTAGTTAAAACTCGAAGGGTCTCACGGAGGACCCAACGAAATTTGCGAAACTGTCGCATTGATTTGAACGTGCGCCTTCCTACTGTGCCGACCATGCCTACATCCGCCGACCCTTCGCTTTCCGAATCGTCACGACTTTCCAAACTGGACGCCTTTGCGCCGCGCCACCTGGGCACGCATGGCCCCGCGGCGGAAAAGATCGCCCAGCAGCTCGGATACGAGAGCGTGGACGCCCTCGTCGACCGGGCCGTGCCCGCATCCATTCGCATCGATGGACTCGACGGACTGCCCGCGCCATGCGGCGAGCACGAGATGCTCGCTGAGCTCAAGGGCATCGCCGCAAAGAACAAGGTGAACAAGAGCTACATCGGCCTCGGATACTATCCGACCATCACGCCTCCGGTCATCCAGCGGGGCATTCTGGAGAATCCGGGCTGGTACACGCAATACACTCCCTACCAAGCGGAGATTTCCCAAGGCCGCATGGAAGGCCTGCTCAACTTTCAGACCATGGTCTCCGATCTGACCGGTTTGGAAATCGCCAACGCCTCGCTTCTCGACGAAGGCACCGCAGCGGCGGAGGCCATGAGTCTAGCGTTTTCACAGGCTGGCAAAGGAGGAAGAAACCATCGAATCCTAGTATCCAAAAACTGCTTTCCCCAAACCATCGAAGTGCTGCAAGCTCGAGCTGAACCGATGGGCATCGCGGTTGATGTGGTCGATTTTGAGCAGGAACAGAGCTTCGAACAGGTATTCGCCGTCCTACTACAGTATCCTGACGCCAACGGTCTCGCGGAAGACGTTTCGCCTATCGCCGAGAGGGCGAAGGAAAACAAAGCCCTGACGATCGTCGCCACCGATCTTCTAGCTCTGACACTCCTGAAATCTCCAGGCGAGCTCGGAGCGGACGTGGCGATCGGCAGCGCCCAACGCTTCGGCGTGCCCATGGGTTTCGGCGGTCCGCATGCCGCTTTCTTCGCCACTCGGGACGCCTACAAGCGCAAGATCCCAGGTCGCATCATCGGCGTATCCAAAGATCGCGATGGCAATCCAGCCTTGCGCCTCGCCCTGCAAACGCGCGAGCAGCACATTCGTCGCGACAAGGCCACGAGCAACATTTGCACCGCACAAGCCTTGCTGGCCAACATCGCAGCCGCCTACGCGGTCTACCATGGACCAGCAGGACTGAGAGCGATCGCCAATCGCGTGCGGCTTCTCACCAAGGTTGCCCAAAGCGTTCTAGAAAAACATGGCTTCGAAATCGCCCCCGGCGAACGTTTCGATACGCTGGTCGCGAACACGCCACAAGCCGACGCCCTTTGCAAACGCGCCGCCGAGGCCGGCTTCAATCTGCGCCAGGTCAGCTCCACCGCCATCGGCATCGCCTTCGATGAAACCACCTCGGCAGGCGATCTGTCGAAGCTGCTTTCCGCGTTGAGCGATCGCTCCGTCAGCTGCGAGGAGCTCGAAAGCATCGCCGCGGAAGTGGATACGTCGATAGTACCCGCCCTTTCGCGCGAGCTGGACTACCTCAGCCATCCTGTATTCAATTCGTACCATACGGAGACCGAGATGCTGCGCTACCTCAAGCGCCTGGAAAACCGTGATCTGTCGCTGACGACCTCGATGATTCCGCTGGGATCCTGCACCATGAAGCTCAACGCTGCGGCGGAAATGCTGCCGATCACCTGGCCGGAGTTCGCGGACATGCATCCTTTCGCCCCTTCGGATCAAACCGAAGGCTATCAGCAACTCATCAAGCAACTCGAGCATTGGCTGGCGAAAATCACCGGATTCCACGCAACCTCCCTCCAGCCGAACGCCGGCTCCCAAGGCGAATACGCAGGCTTGCTCGCCATTCGAGCCTATCAGCGGAGCCTCGGACATGACCAACGCAACATCTGCCTCATCCCCATTTCCGCTCATGGCACGAATCCCGCCAGCGCCGCAATGGTAGGCATGAAGGTCGTCGTGGTGGCCTGCGACGATCAAGGAAACATCGACCTGTCGGACTTGCGCGCCAAAGCGGAGAAGCATTCCGAAGAGCTTGCCGCCTTGATGATCACCTATCCGTCGACCCACGGCGTATTCGAATCGTCGGTACGGGAAATCTGCGAGCTCGTGCACCAGCACGGCGGCCAAGTCTACATGGACGGGGCCAACATGAACGCTCAGGTGGGACTCACTAGCCCCGGCGAAATCGGAGCCGATGTTTGCCACCTCAATTTGCATAAGACCTTTTGCATACCGCACGGTGGAGGAGGTCCCGGCGTGGGCCCGATCTGCGTCGCGAAGCATCTCGCTGCCTTTCTGCCCGGACATTGCCTGAGCGACACGCTCTCCGGCGAACAACGCATCGGCGCCGTCTCCGCAGCGCCCTACGGCAGCGCCAGCATTCTTCCCATCTCATGGGCTTACATCCGCATGATGGGCGCCCAAGGCCTGACACTCGCCACCAAGACCGCCATCCTCAACGCGAACTACATGGCCCAACGCCTCGAAAGCCATTTCGATATCGTGTACCGCGGCGAGAGCGGACTCGTGGCCCACGAGTTCATCATCGATTTCCGTGACTGGAAACCGAAGTCGGGCATCGAGGTGGAGGACGTCGCCAAGCGGCTCATGGACTACGGCTTCCATGCGCCCACCATGTCCTTCCCCGTACCAGGCACCATGATGATCGAGCCAACCGAAAGCGAATCCATCGCCGAACTGGATCGGCTTTGCGACGCTCTTATTTCGATCAAAGGCGAAATGGAAAACGTGGCCTCCGGCAAATGGCCGCGAGAAGACAATCCGCTAAAAAACGCTCCACACACCAGCCAAGCGGTGACCCGCCACGATTGGGGCTCGCCTTACACTCGCGACGAAGCCGCCTTCCCTGCGTCCTGGTCTCGTGAATACAAGTATTGGCCCGCGGTGGCCCGCGTCGACAACGTCTTCGGAGATCGCAATCTGGTCTGCTCCTGCCTCCCCTTGGAAGCCTATCAGGAAGAGAAATAACGGTCGGATCGGAAGCGACTCGAGCGAGGGACGACCCGCCTGACGACAACCACCCTTTAGTCAGGCTAGTTCAACCCGGCGAAGCTTTGCTTGCTGCGCTTTTTCGCGTACTCAAATACTTGATACAGAGAATAGCCGCGATAGATGACGTTCTCCTTGCTTCCCAAGGGGCTGCGCGCGCCGCGCGCTGCGTCCACGACTCGGTTAGCGATATAGCGCGAGATCGACAAGCGTTGCTGCAGATCCGACCCCTCTCCATCGAACTGTCTAGCCACCGGCCGGACGATTTCCTCAGACAAACTCCAGCGAGCCAGCAGGCTTCCGCCCACCCATGCGTGCTCGGTCCCCAGCAAAGTTTTTTCGAGGTCGGCAAGCTTTCGAGGCGTTTCTGCGGCCAGGCGAGGCGTTTCCTTAGAGCGCGACTGCAGAGCTCGATCAATCGCCAACATGCCCGCTCCGTGCAGCAATCCGATCGCGAAGGCTTCCAATGCCCCCAGCTCGCCTTGATCGTTGAAGAGCTGCATGGCGACGGCGCCAGCGTGAGCCTGCAGAAAGAACTCTTCTCGAGAAAGCCCGTAGACTGGCAATTCGCGAGGAACCAGCTCCCAGTAGCTCCAGCTCAGGGCCATCTCCCCCACACGCGTCAGCCCCATCGTCCGCAAGGCCGAATCCACCGACATGGCGCTCGCATCCCCGTCGTAGTCCTCCGGCACGTTCTTCAGCAATCGGAGCGACAACTCGGGATGACGACACACCCAGTCGGTCGCCTGCGGGAGCGAGCCGAACTCCTTCTGCCCCATATCAAACAGCGACCATGAAGCGCTTCGCGGCGTAGGGAATGAATCGATACACCGAGAGATTTCGCCCTGCCAATTCCTGGCAGGCTCTTGAGCTGAAGATGAGGACCAGGAAGCCATTTCGAGCGCGCGAAAGCCCCGACTCCTGACAATGCGACGATCGGAAGGAAACAGGGCGTCCGCTGCGGCAAGTCTAGCGCAAAACGGCAGGCCAACGGAATAGAGTCCGCCCCCAAAAACGCGTGGCAGAGAACCATAAGGCGTTCCCCGATGCTCCAATGATCGAGGGTGAGCGAGCAGATCGATCGGTCCCTGGCTGGGGCGGTCCATATCAGGCATTGAACAACGCGAAAGTCTGATCAAGGTAGCGGCATGGCATTGATCCAGTTCGATTTCAAATCGGAGCTCCTCGGGCTCGCATGCAGCGCCAATATCGTGGTCAACCAACGCAGCCTGACCCATTTCGGATCCGGTCATCGCAGCCCTGTACTCTACCTTCTGCACGGGCTGTCCCAAGACCATAGCGGCTGGATTCGCCGTAGCTCCATCGAACGCTACGCCGAACGCTACGACGTCACCATCGTCATGCCGGCGGTGCATCGCAGCTTCTACGCAAACACCCGCTCAGGCTATCGGTATTTCGATTTCGTGGCCGACGAGTTGCCGGAGCTGTGTCGGCACTACTTTCCCATTTCCTCGGATCCCCATCAGACTCACGTGGCAGGCCTGTCCATGGGCGGGTACGGAGCCTTCAAGCTCGCCTTGACCTATCCGGGACGCTTCGGGAGCGCCGTCAGCCTGTCCGGACCGCTCGATCTTTCCAAACTCGAGCATCGTCGAGACGAGCTTTTCCCGGAATGGCAATCGGTCTTCGGGCCCGGCGAGGACTATCTCGGCAGCGAAAACGACCTGTTGGCTCTCGCTCGCCGTCTCGCCGGACGCCAGCCCCGCTTGCTGCAGAGCTGCGGAGATCAGGACTACCTGTGCCCGGTCAATCGCAGCTTTCACCACGAAGCGAGCCAGCTGGGGCTGGAAATCGAGTACCAAGAGCCACCCGGCGACCACGATTGGGCCTACTGGGACGCTCAGATCCAAGACGCCCTCGCTTGGATGCAGCTGCCCGAGCTGCCCGATTCGAGCGAAGTTCAACTCAAAGACTCGACGCCTCGCGGGGAAGGCGTTTTTAAGAACCAGCATGAATAAGAGCCTGGCAACCAATCTCATAGCCCTATTGCTGCTGATCGGCGGTCTGCTGCTGCCCGACGGAGCCTTAAAAGCCTTCATCGTCAACGCGGGCACCTTCGCGCTGGCCGGAGCAGTCACCAACTGGCTGGCGGTGCACATGCTCTTCGAGCGCGTTCCCGGACTCTACGGCTCGGGGGTCATCGCGGCCCGATTCGAGCAGTTCAAGGCAGCCATCCACAAACTGGTCATGGAGAGCTTCTTTACGGAGGAAAACTTCATGAAGTTCGCCGACACCGCCCTGCATCAGAGCCTAGACGCGGACGCGATCGAGAAAAACATCGACCTGGACGAGCTGTTCGAAGGCTTCCTACAGGTGGTGGCGAAATCGAAATTCGGCGGCATGCTCTCCATGTTCGGCGGCGTCTCCGCCCTCGAACCGTTGCGCGAGCCTTTCAAGGAGGAGTTTCGGCGGCGCATCGACCAGATCCTGCAATCGCTCGACATCAGCCACTCCCACAGCTCCTTCGAAAAGATGCGCCCGACCATCGAAACCTTGGTGCAAGGAAAGCTCGAGGAGCTCACCGCCCCTCAAGTTAAGCAAATCCTGTCCGACCTCATTCGGGAGCACCTCGGCTGGCTGGTGGTCTGGGGAGGCGTTTTCGGCGCCGCGATCGGACTGCTTTCCACTGCCTTGCAGAGACTTGCTCTCTGAGCCAATCGAAACAATCATCCCCGGACCCACTCAACACGCGCAGCCTCTGCCCATTCTCAAACAACCTCGCCGCATGAA
The DNA window shown above is from Pelagicoccus sp. SDUM812003 and carries:
- the nth gene encoding endonuclease III; the encoded protein is MTKKERAAYVDGELDRLYPETPVPLDHVDAYTLLVAVLLSAQCTDARVNKTTPALWALAGTPQEMMTIPVEEIREVTRPCGLSPRKSQAISELSRILVEKHGGEVPRTFEELEALPGVGHKTASVVMAQAFGHPAFPVDTHIHRLAQRWGLTSGRNVMQTEMDLKALFPRERWNSLHLQIIFYGREHCTARGCDGTVCPICRELYPNRKKAVVTRK
- the gcvP gene encoding aminomethyl-transferring glycine dehydrogenase encodes the protein MPTSADPSLSESSRLSKLDAFAPRHLGTHGPAAEKIAQQLGYESVDALVDRAVPASIRIDGLDGLPAPCGEHEMLAELKGIAAKNKVNKSYIGLGYYPTITPPVIQRGILENPGWYTQYTPYQAEISQGRMEGLLNFQTMVSDLTGLEIANASLLDEGTAAAEAMSLAFSQAGKGGRNHRILVSKNCFPQTIEVLQARAEPMGIAVDVVDFEQEQSFEQVFAVLLQYPDANGLAEDVSPIAERAKENKALTIVATDLLALTLLKSPGELGADVAIGSAQRFGVPMGFGGPHAAFFATRDAYKRKIPGRIIGVSKDRDGNPALRLALQTREQHIRRDKATSNICTAQALLANIAAAYAVYHGPAGLRAIANRVRLLTKVAQSVLEKHGFEIAPGERFDTLVANTPQADALCKRAAEAGFNLRQVSSTAIGIAFDETTSAGDLSKLLSALSDRSVSCEELESIAAEVDTSIVPALSRELDYLSHPVFNSYHTETEMLRYLKRLENRDLSLTTSMIPLGSCTMKLNAAAEMLPITWPEFADMHPFAPSDQTEGYQQLIKQLEHWLAKITGFHATSLQPNAGSQGEYAGLLAIRAYQRSLGHDQRNICLIPISAHGTNPASAAMVGMKVVVVACDDQGNIDLSDLRAKAEKHSEELAALMITYPSTHGVFESSVREICELVHQHGGQVYMDGANMNAQVGLTSPGEIGADVCHLNLHKTFCIPHGGGGPGVGPICVAKHLAAFLPGHCLSDTLSGEQRIGAVSAAPYGSASILPISWAYIRMMGAQGLTLATKTAILNANYMAQRLESHFDIVYRGESGLVAHEFIIDFRDWKPKSGIEVEDVAKRLMDYGFHAPTMSFPVPGTMMIEPTESESIAELDRLCDALISIKGEMENVASGKWPREDNPLKNAPHTSQAVTRHDWGSPYTRDEAAFPASWSREYKYWPAVARVDNVFGDRNLVCSCLPLEAYQEEK
- a CDS encoding HDOD domain-containing protein; this encodes MGQKEFGSLPQATDWVCRHPELSLRLLKNVPEDYDGDASAMSVDSALRTMGLTRVGEMALSWSYWELVPRELPVYGLSREEFFLQAHAGAVAMQLFNDQGELGALEAFAIGLLHGAGMLAIDRALQSRSKETPRLAAETPRKLADLEKTLLGTEHAWVGGSLLARWSLSEEIVRPVARQFDGEGSDLQQRLSISRYIANRVVDAARGARSPLGSKENVIYRGYSLYQVFEYAKKRSKQSFAGLN
- a CDS encoding alpha/beta hydrolase family protein — translated: MALIQFDFKSELLGLACSANIVVNQRSLTHFGSGHRSPVLYLLHGLSQDHSGWIRRSSIERYAERYDVTIVMPAVHRSFYANTRSGYRYFDFVADELPELCRHYFPISSDPHQTHVAGLSMGGYGAFKLALTYPGRFGSAVSLSGPLDLSKLEHRRDELFPEWQSVFGPGEDYLGSENDLLALARRLAGRQPRLLQSCGDQDYLCPVNRSFHHEASQLGLEIEYQEPPGDHDWAYWDAQIQDALAWMQLPELPDSSEVQLKDSTPRGEGVFKNQHE